A window of the Vibrio fluvialis genome harbors these coding sequences:
- a CDS encoding aminotransferase-like domain-containing protein: MLYQFIHIDPQDSRTLQDQIKSDIAKAIFAGFVPKQTSIMSSRRLAEKLKVSRNTILRVYEQLAEEGVLVPIERKGYYVNPQLELSAPATNSTSPSPASSGALDWFNYLNTEHTRSDVVVKDLSDYPYLFVNGIVDEDLFPVSEWRKCSIQSLNKSNHRSWTSNDHDYEELIEQIRTRVLTKRGIFVSKDNIAITLGCQNSLYYLAKLLVSKQSTVAMENPGYPEALHQFQARRANVLPIEVDRQGLVVDERLAACHVVYTTPSNQFPTTVRMSSERRKALMAMAEQHDFLVIEDDFEHDVSFIEDSCPPLRCEYHSERIIYISSFTSSIAPGLRIGFIVAAEPLIAQIKSLQVRTHSLPPKSNCQTLALFLSLGYYDVLAQKLLKRYRDKWLTMEKAMNYYFPQSGAVASLAGTAFWIEYKQGFDAERFERLAEEQGILINNGAKYYCCDHKNNSFRLSFQSIRTENIREGIKQLARIAKQVLPNERLEDCESVPLNGQQIRTLFTNQTLLTKDCFNIPYRITLQADGKLIGISDRPNDVDEGYWWVENDKFVYQWRNWQFSDIRYITIVSEQGEIKRFDEEGYFIGEARIVR, translated from the coding sequence ATGCTGTATCAATTTATTCATATCGACCCCCAGGATTCGCGTACGCTACAGGATCAAATTAAAAGCGACATCGCGAAAGCCATCTTTGCCGGATTTGTGCCCAAGCAAACCAGCATCATGTCATCCCGTCGTCTGGCGGAAAAACTCAAGGTCTCGCGCAATACTATTTTGCGGGTCTACGAACAGCTCGCCGAGGAAGGAGTGTTGGTGCCGATTGAACGTAAAGGCTACTACGTCAATCCGCAACTGGAACTGAGCGCTCCGGCGACCAATTCGACTTCGCCCTCCCCCGCCAGCAGCGGCGCTCTGGACTGGTTTAACTACCTGAATACCGAACACACCCGCTCGGATGTCGTCGTCAAAGATCTCAGCGACTACCCTTATTTGTTCGTCAACGGCATTGTCGACGAAGACCTGTTTCCGGTGTCGGAATGGCGTAAATGCAGCATTCAGTCACTCAATAAAAGCAACCATCGCAGCTGGACTTCCAATGATCACGACTACGAAGAGCTGATTGAACAAATTCGCACCCGCGTGCTGACCAAGCGCGGTATTTTTGTCTCCAAAGACAATATCGCTATCACACTTGGCTGCCAGAATAGCCTCTATTATCTGGCCAAATTGCTGGTCTCCAAACAGAGTACGGTCGCGATGGAAAACCCCGGTTATCCGGAAGCGCTGCATCAGTTTCAGGCACGGCGTGCCAACGTGCTGCCAATCGAAGTCGACCGTCAGGGATTGGTCGTGGACGAGCGGCTGGCGGCGTGTCATGTGGTGTACACCACGCCGAGCAACCAATTTCCCACCACGGTGCGCATGTCATCGGAGCGGCGCAAAGCGCTGATGGCCATGGCCGAGCAGCACGATTTTCTGGTCATCGAAGATGACTTTGAACACGACGTCAGCTTTATTGAAGACAGTTGCCCGCCACTGCGCTGCGAATATCACAGCGAGCGCATCATTTATATCTCCAGTTTTACCTCGAGCATCGCTCCGGGACTGCGTATCGGTTTTATCGTTGCCGCCGAACCGCTCATCGCACAAATCAAATCGCTTCAGGTGCGCACCCACAGCCTGCCGCCGAAAAGCAACTGCCAGACGCTGGCACTGTTTCTCAGCCTTGGCTATTACGATGTGTTGGCGCAAAAGCTGCTCAAGCGCTACCGCGATAAGTGGCTGACAATGGAAAAAGCGATGAACTATTACTTTCCGCAATCCGGTGCCGTCGCTTCGCTGGCAGGCACCGCATTTTGGATCGAATACAAACAGGGTTTTGATGCCGAGCGTTTTGAACGGCTGGCAGAAGAGCAAGGCATCCTGATCAACAATGGCGCCAAGTACTACTGCTGCGATCACAAGAACAACAGTTTTCGGCTCAGCTTCCAGTCGATTCGTACCGAAAACATTCGTGAAGGCATCAAGCAACTGGCGCGTATCGCCAAGCAGGTACTGCCTAATGAACGGCTAGAGGATTGCGAATCCGTCCCGCTCAACGGGCAACAAATCCGCACATTGTTTACCAATCAGACACTCCTGACCAAAGACTGCTTTAACATTCCCTACCGGATTACTCTGCAGGCCGACGGCAAGCTGATCGGCATTTCCGATCGTCCTAACGACGTGGATGAAGGTTACTGGTGGGTTGAGAATGACAAGTTTGTCTATCAGTGGCGTAACTGGCAGTTTTCCGACATTCGTTACATCACGATCGTCAGTGAACAGGGCGAGATCAAACGTTTTGATGAAGAAGGATACTTTATCGGCGAGGCGCGGATCGTTCGCTGA
- a CDS encoding TRAP transporter large permease — protein sequence MGIEMLTLLLLGCILTAFVLGAQVGLALGGIAMGVGYLVWGESLFNIIPTTVESTFFNFILLAIPLYIYMGQILTRSGIGDAMFNASQLAIGRVRGSLAISVIGVCSMIGAMVGIIGAGIMTSSSIALKPMLERGYDKKLALGVIMAGGSLGILIPPSIPMIMFASSTQNSVGKMFLGAMVPALITIVLLISYVVISCKLRPERAPMDIDNDIEVPKGYELFKTIRDGASSFALIVVVLGSIIAGIATPTESGALGVMGAILLSILFKRFKPELLMRSGMQTAMLVSVAMWIILGASVFSNFHLLMGIQGMVSGFTQNLDLPPIVIIMMFQVIMLLLGFIIDEFIIVLMCAPIFTPVAVSLGYDPIWFGVLMILNIVIAVQTPPYGFALFYLKGIAPKGVTMMDLYKSVTPFIMVQFVVLVICMLFPDLVTWLPNKVMNS from the coding sequence ATGGGAATTGAGATGTTAACCCTGCTTCTGTTGGGTTGTATCCTGACCGCGTTCGTTCTTGGTGCCCAGGTTGGTCTGGCGCTGGGTGGGATCGCAATGGGTGTCGGTTATCTGGTGTGGGGGGAGTCGCTGTTTAATATTATTCCGACTACCGTCGAGAGCACCTTCTTTAACTTTATTTTGCTGGCGATCCCGCTCTATATCTACATGGGACAGATTTTGACGCGTTCCGGGATCGGCGATGCCATGTTTAATGCCAGCCAACTGGCTATCGGCCGTGTGCGAGGATCGCTGGCGATCAGCGTGATCGGCGTATGTTCGATGATCGGTGCCATGGTAGGGATCATTGGTGCGGGCATCATGACCTCCAGTTCGATTGCGCTCAAACCTATGCTTGAACGTGGCTACGATAAGAAGCTGGCGCTTGGGGTTATTATGGCGGGCGGCTCACTGGGCATTCTGATTCCGCCGAGCATTCCGATGATCATGTTCGCGTCGTCCACTCAGAACTCGGTCGGCAAGATGTTTCTCGGCGCGATGGTACCCGCGCTGATTACCATCGTGCTGCTAATAAGTTATGTGGTGATCAGCTGTAAGCTGCGTCCGGAACGTGCGCCGATGGATATCGATAATGACATCGAAGTGCCTAAAGGCTATGAGCTGTTTAAAACCATTCGTGATGGCGCTTCATCATTTGCTCTGATTGTGGTGGTACTCGGCAGCATCATTGCCGGGATTGCGACGCCAACCGAATCCGGCGCGCTGGGCGTGATGGGGGCGATTCTGCTCTCGATTCTGTTTAAGCGTTTTAAACCGGAATTGCTGATGCGTTCTGGCATGCAAACCGCCATGCTGGTGAGTGTCGCGATGTGGATTATTCTCGGGGCGTCGGTGTTCAGTAATTTCCATCTGTTGATGGGCATTCAGGGCATGGTCTCGGGCTTTACTCAGAATCTCGATCTGCCGCCGATTGTGATCATCATGATGTTCCAGGTCATTATGCTGCTGCTCGGTTTTATCATTGATGAATTCATTATTGTGCTGATGTGCGCGCCGATATTTACTCCGGTGGCCGTGTCGCTCGGCTATGACCCCATCTGGTTCGGCGTATTGATGATTCTCAACATTGTGATTGCGGTGCAGACGCCGCCCTATGGGTTTGCGCTGTTCTACCTCAAAGGCATCGCGCCGAAAGGGGTCACGATGATGGATCTGTATAAATCCGTCACCCCATTCATCATGGTGCAATTTGTGGTTTTGGTGATCTGTATGCTGTTCCCGGATCTGGTCACCTGGTTGCCTAATAAGGTGATGAATTCCTAA
- the rimK gene encoding 30S ribosomal protein S6--L-glutamate ligase produces MKIGILSRNSSLYSTKRLIEACKQRGHEVKVIDALRCYMNINSDKPEIHFKGEELAGFDAVIPRIGASVTFYGTAVLRQFEMMGVYPANESVAISRSRDKLRSMQLLSRKGIGMPITGFASKPDDVKDLLDMVGGAPVVIKLLEGTQGIGVVLAETRKAAESVIEAFMGLKANIMVQEYIKEAGGADIRCFVIGDKVIAAMKRQGAEGEFRSNLHRGGTASLVKITPQERKTAIEAAKAMGLNVAGVDLLRSDRGPLVMEVNSSPGLEGIEAATGKDIAGLIVEFIEKNAASKRTRTRGKG; encoded by the coding sequence ATGAAAATTGGTATTCTGTCGCGTAATTCTTCGTTGTATTCAACCAAGCGATTGATTGAAGCATGTAAGCAACGCGGGCACGAAGTTAAAGTGATCGATGCATTACGCTGCTATATGAATATCAATTCAGATAAGCCCGAGATTCACTTCAAAGGTGAAGAGCTTGCGGGCTTTGATGCCGTGATTCCTCGTATCGGTGCATCAGTGACCTTCTACGGTACGGCGGTTCTGCGTCAGTTCGAGATGATGGGCGTGTACCCAGCCAACGAATCGGTCGCCATCAGCCGTTCGCGTGACAAGCTGCGTTCGATGCAATTGCTATCACGCAAAGGCATCGGTATGCCGATCACCGGTTTTGCCAGCAAACCTGATGATGTCAAAGACTTACTCGACATGGTGGGCGGTGCTCCGGTGGTGATTAAACTGCTTGAAGGCACCCAAGGCATCGGTGTAGTGTTAGCGGAAACCCGCAAAGCAGCGGAAAGTGTTATCGAAGCCTTTATGGGCCTGAAAGCCAACATCATGGTTCAGGAATACATTAAAGAAGCAGGTGGCGCAGACATCCGTTGTTTTGTGATTGGTGATAAAGTGATTGCCGCGATGAAACGTCAGGGCGCTGAAGGGGAATTCCGTTCCAACCTTCACCGTGGCGGTACCGCCTCGCTGGTAAAAATTACTCCACAAGAACGCAAAACCGCAATCGAAGCCGCCAAAGCAATGGGCCTGAACGTCGCGGGTGTTGACCTGCTGCGCTCAGATCGTGGTCCACTGGTGATGGAAGTAAACTCCTCACCGGGCCTGGAAGGCATCGAAGCAGCGACCGGTAAAGACATCGCAGGATTGATTGTCGAATTTATTGAGAAGAATGCGGCCAGTAAAAGGACCCGAACCCGTGGCAAAGGTTAA
- a CDS encoding TRAP transporter substrate-binding protein: MLSVKGTKLAKAVLAAAVGVSALMCSTATMAAQYNWRFANLYGRGTAFGEVYEDLAKNIETMSNGRIAVQVLYSGEGVGTSGILNAVKSGLITMGAPFQPMHAGEFPAGVVEVGLPGGTSDVAELTTLFHDKGWGKILKEAYGSQGLEWLDPYIQPPVYIITKQPINSIADFKGLKIRAPGAYGKFLRNLGASPVSLAWSEIYTSLATGVIDGSIGSNMIDHRDGNHVEVAKYMYPVPLAGAQVLPIIVNKKEWIKLPADLQAIVKAATAAHAQEQMSKSKLWESQAVADMEAKGLQWSPQPSEADLKAWKEAGMSLAKEYAAEDKYSKQLVDILEQQ; this comes from the coding sequence ATGTTAAGTGTAAAGGGAACCAAGCTGGCGAAAGCCGTTCTGGCCGCGGCTGTCGGGGTCAGTGCACTGATGTGTTCGACCGCGACCATGGCCGCGCAGTACAACTGGCGTTTCGCGAACTTATACGGCCGTGGCACCGCGTTTGGTGAGGTGTATGAAGACCTGGCAAAAAATATTGAGACCATGTCTAACGGCCGCATTGCGGTGCAGGTGCTGTACTCCGGTGAAGGCGTCGGGACCAGCGGTATTCTGAATGCGGTGAAATCGGGTCTGATCACTATGGGCGCACCGTTTCAGCCAATGCATGCCGGTGAATTCCCGGCGGGCGTGGTAGAAGTCGGCCTGCCGGGCGGTACGTCGGATGTGGCTGAACTGACCACGCTGTTCCACGACAAAGGCTGGGGAAAAATTCTTAAAGAAGCGTACGGTTCGCAAGGCCTCGAATGGCTGGATCCTTACATTCAGCCACCGGTTTACATCATCACCAAACAGCCCATCAATTCGATTGCCGATTTCAAAGGCCTGAAGATTCGTGCGCCAGGCGCGTACGGCAAGTTCCTGCGCAATCTGGGGGCATCTCCGGTTTCTCTGGCGTGGAGCGAAATTTACACCTCGCTGGCGACGGGTGTTATCGATGGATCAATCGGGTCGAACATGATTGACCACCGCGATGGTAACCACGTTGAAGTGGCGAAATACATGTACCCGGTGCCACTGGCGGGCGCGCAGGTTCTGCCAATCATTGTTAATAAGAAAGAGTGGATCAAACTGCCTGCCGACTTGCAGGCAATCGTGAAAGCGGCAACGGCGGCGCACGCTCAGGAACAGATGTCGAAATCAAAACTGTGGGAATCGCAAGCGGTGGCAGACATGGAGGCCAAAGGCCTGCAATGGAGCCCGCAGCCTTCAGAAGCGGATCTGAAAGCGTGGAAAGAAGCGGGCATGTCACTGGCGAAAGAGTACGCAGCGGAAGACAAGTACTCGAAGCAGCTGGTGGATATTCTCGAGCAACAATAA
- a CDS encoding NAD-dependent succinate-semialdehyde dehydrogenase, translated as MEHIVNKTLLNATCAASDDAIAVLNPATDEILAYIPSLDTQTIHELIARSKQAQLVWQEKSAAERSVILKRWYDLMLDNADDLARIMTLEQGKPLAEAKGEVMYGASFIQWFAEEGKRTYGDTIPSPAGNKRLLTVKQPIGVAAAITPWNFPIAMITRKAAPALAAGCSFIVKPANQTPLSAYATAELAYQAGLPQDLLIVLNNHSSVAVGDIFCTHEDIKKLSFTGSTQVGRHLITQCAGTIKRTSMELGGNAPFIVFDDADIDAAVQGAIASKFRNAGQTCVCANRFYVQDAVYDEFVTKFVAAVAELKIGNGLETGVNIGPLIDIKAKNSVLGYINTAVEQGASIALGGKSAGGLFVEPTVLTNVTQEMDIVQTELFGPVAPIVRFSHDEELVSCANDTIYGLASYFYTNNIHRAFHIAEKLEYGMVGINEGLISNEVAPFGGVKQSGFGREGAKQGIDEYLNIKYLCFGGF; from the coding sequence ATGGAGCACATTGTTAACAAAACTCTGCTGAATGCGACCTGCGCCGCCAGTGATGACGCGATTGCGGTACTAAACCCCGCCACCGATGAGATTCTGGCCTACATTCCGTCGCTGGATACGCAAACCATTCATGAACTGATTGCCCGTTCGAAACAGGCACAGCTTGTTTGGCAGGAAAAAAGTGCAGCTGAGCGCTCAGTGATTCTCAAGCGTTGGTACGACTTGATGCTGGATAACGCCGACGATCTGGCACGCATCATGACACTCGAACAGGGTAAACCTCTGGCTGAAGCCAAAGGGGAAGTGATGTACGGCGCCTCATTCATTCAGTGGTTTGCCGAAGAAGGCAAACGTACCTATGGCGATACCATTCCGTCACCGGCTGGTAATAAACGTCTGCTGACCGTGAAACAACCGATTGGTGTCGCCGCCGCCATCACGCCATGGAACTTCCCGATTGCGATGATCACCCGCAAGGCCGCGCCTGCGCTGGCCGCTGGTTGCAGCTTCATCGTCAAGCCTGCCAACCAAACACCGCTGTCGGCTTATGCGACCGCCGAGCTGGCCTATCAGGCGGGGCTGCCTCAAGATCTGCTGATTGTGCTCAACAACCATTCATCGGTCGCGGTTGGCGATATTTTCTGCACTCACGAGGACATCAAAAAGCTGTCGTTCACCGGGTCGACTCAAGTGGGCCGCCACCTGATTACCCAATGCGCGGGCACCATCAAACGCACGTCGATGGAGCTGGGCGGCAACGCACCGTTTATCGTGTTTGATGACGCCGACATTGATGCCGCGGTGCAAGGGGCCATTGCCTCGAAATTCCGTAACGCCGGTCAAACCTGCGTGTGCGCCAACCGTTTCTATGTGCAGGATGCGGTGTATGACGAGTTCGTGACTAAATTTGTTGCTGCCGTTGCCGAGCTGAAAATAGGCAACGGCCTTGAAACCGGCGTCAATATCGGTCCGCTGATTGACATCAAAGCCAAAAACAGTGTGCTCGGTTACATCAACACCGCGGTCGAACAAGGCGCCAGCATTGCGCTGGGCGGAAAATCGGCTGGCGGACTGTTTGTTGAGCCGACCGTACTGACCAACGTGACGCAGGAGATGGACATTGTCCAGACTGAGCTGTTTGGCCCGGTCGCGCCAATCGTACGTTTCTCTCATGATGAGGAACTGGTGAGCTGTGCCAATGACACCATTTATGGCCTCGCCAGCTACTTCTACACCAACAATATTCACCGCGCTTTCCACATCGCTGAAAAACTGGAATACGGCATGGTCGGTATCAACGAAGGGCTGATTTCCAACGAAGTCGCGCCATTTGGCGGCGTGAAGCAGTCCGGTTTTGGCCGCGAAGGCGCCAAACAAGGCATCGACGAATACCTCAACATCAAATACCTCTGCTTCGGTGGCTTTTAA
- a CDS encoding ATP-dependent zinc protease family protein — translation MKEKMIVGWRETLSLPGLGIDKINAKIDTGARTSCLHAFKVESFTKEEALWVRFWIHPLQHNVDKVTVCEAEVVDERTVRDSGGHEETRFVIKSDLSLGGETWSAEITLTNRENMAFRMLLGRTAMHHRIVVDPTESFLIPFEEPR, via the coding sequence ATGAAAGAAAAAATGATTGTCGGATGGCGAGAAACACTCAGCCTTCCAGGGTTAGGTATTGATAAAATTAATGCAAAAATCGATACCGGAGCCCGAACGTCTTGCTTGCACGCATTCAAGGTAGAGAGCTTTACCAAAGAAGAGGCTCTTTGGGTTCGTTTTTGGATCCATCCCTTGCAACATAATGTAGATAAAGTCACTGTGTGTGAAGCAGAAGTGGTGGACGAGCGTACGGTCCGCGATTCCGGTGGCCACGAAGAGACGCGATTTGTGATCAAATCAGACCTCTCTCTCGGCGGCGAAACCTGGTCAGCAGAGATCACGCTCACCAACAGGGAAAACATGGCGTTTCGCATGCTATTGGGCCGCACTGCCATGCACCACAGAATTGTTGTCGACCCAACTGAGTCGTTTTTAATCCCTTTCGAGGAGCCTAGATAA
- the gabT gene encoding 4-aminobutyrate--2-oxoglutarate transaminase, whose product MTNTEWQSRKEKVVAKGMANLAPIYAAKAENALITDIEGKQYIDFAAGIAVNNTGHSHPRIVAAVKEQLEQFSHTCSMVTPYTSFVELAENVVDIAPGNFDKKAAFVTTGAEAVENAIKFARAYTGRSGVIAFKGGFHGRTNLCMGLTGKTAPYKIGFGPFPNEIYHVPYPNAYHGISQEQSLNAIQDLFACDIEPSRVAAIIFEPIQGEGGFYQAPNAWVSAIRELCDQHGIVMICDEIQTGFARTGKLFACEYFDAKPDLITMAKGIAGGFPLSGVVGKAEIMDSATPGGIGGTYAGSPLACRAALEVIKIIKDENLCEKAQHVGLQFKESLIEMQKAIPQIGDIRQVGAMIAMELNDPTTGQPLADLTKQLVLKCHHQGVILLSCGVKANVIRFLPPLTIESELITKGLDIIKTELQSLI is encoded by the coding sequence ATGACAAATACGGAATGGCAAAGTCGCAAGGAAAAAGTCGTCGCGAAAGGCATGGCTAACCTGGCACCTATCTACGCAGCGAAAGCAGAAAACGCGCTGATCACCGACATTGAAGGTAAGCAGTACATCGATTTTGCCGCAGGTATCGCGGTCAACAACACCGGCCACTCACACCCACGCATCGTCGCAGCGGTAAAAGAGCAACTGGAGCAATTCAGTCACACTTGTTCCATGGTGACCCCTTACACCAGTTTTGTCGAACTGGCTGAGAACGTGGTCGACATTGCTCCGGGTAATTTCGACAAGAAAGCCGCATTTGTAACGACTGGCGCGGAAGCGGTGGAAAATGCGATCAAATTTGCGCGCGCTTACACCGGCCGTAGCGGCGTGATTGCCTTTAAAGGCGGTTTCCATGGTCGTACAAACCTGTGTATGGGCCTGACGGGCAAAACCGCACCGTACAAAATCGGCTTTGGCCCGTTCCCGAACGAAATCTATCACGTGCCTTACCCAAATGCGTACCACGGCATCAGCCAAGAGCAGAGCCTCAATGCGATTCAGGACCTGTTTGCCTGCGACATCGAGCCATCACGTGTTGCCGCGATCATTTTTGAACCGATTCAGGGTGAAGGCGGTTTCTACCAAGCACCGAACGCCTGGGTCAGCGCGATTCGCGAACTGTGTGACCAACACGGCATCGTGATGATCTGTGATGAAATTCAAACTGGTTTTGCCCGCACAGGCAAACTGTTTGCGTGTGAATACTTCGACGCCAAGCCAGATTTGATCACCATGGCGAAAGGGATTGCCGGTGGCTTCCCGCTATCCGGTGTGGTCGGCAAAGCGGAGATCATGGACTCAGCGACGCCGGGCGGCATCGGTGGCACATACGCCGGTTCTCCCTTAGCCTGCCGCGCCGCGCTGGAAGTGATTAAGATCATCAAAGACGAAAATCTGTGTGAGAAAGCGCAACACGTCGGTCTGCAATTTAAAGAAAGCTTGATCGAAATGCAGAAAGCGATCCCGCAAATCGGGGATATTCGTCAGGTCGGCGCCATGATTGCGATGGAACTCAATGATCCAACCACTGGCCAGCCACTTGCAGACCTGACCAAACAATTGGTATTAAAGTGTCATCACCAAGGTGTGATCTTGCTCTCATGTGGTGTTAAGGCAAACGTAATTCGTTTCCTTCCACCGCTGACCATTGAGTCAGAGCTGATCACGAAAGGCCTGGATATTATAAAAACGGAACTGCAGTCGTTAATCTGA
- a CDS encoding aminoacyl-histidine dipeptidase, with amino-acid sequence MSEFHSEISKLSPAPVWQFFDKICSIPHPSKHEEALAQYIIGWAKEQGLDVRRDPTGNVFIKKPATPGMEHKKAVVLQAHIDMVPQKNEDTDHDFAKDPIQPYIDGEWVTAKGTTLGADNGIGMATCLAVLASTEIKHGPLEVLLTIDEEAGMTGAFGLEAGWLEGEILLNTDSEQEGEVYMGCAGGVDGALTFDIQREALPAGYVTRQLTLKGLKGGHSGCDIHTGRGNANKLIARFLAGHAQELDLRLIEFRGGSLRNAIPREAFVTVAIPADNQTKLDELFTTYTELLKAELGRVETNLVTFNEAKEAALGVFALADQQRVIAALNACPNGVIRMSDDIEGVVETSLNVGVITTDEQQIKVLCLIRSLIDSGRSQVESMLTSVAELAGADIVFSGAYPGWKPDADSEIMHIFRDMYEGIYGHKPNIMVIHAGLECGLFKKPYPEMDMVSFGPTIKFPHSPDEKVKIDTVGLFWEQMIALLENIPAKA; translated from the coding sequence GTGTCTGAATTCCATTCTGAAATCAGCAAGTTATCACCTGCCCCTGTGTGGCAGTTTTTCGATAAGATTTGCTCAATTCCACACCCTTCAAAACACGAAGAAGCTTTGGCGCAATACATTATTGGCTGGGCCAAAGAACAAGGGCTGGATGTTCGCCGCGATCCAACCGGCAACGTTTTCATCAAAAAACCAGCTACCCCGGGTATGGAACATAAAAAAGCGGTCGTGCTGCAAGCGCACATCGATATGGTTCCACAAAAGAATGAAGACACAGATCATGACTTCGCTAAAGATCCGATTCAGCCATACATTGATGGCGAATGGGTCACCGCCAAAGGCACCACTTTGGGCGCAGACAACGGCATCGGCATGGCGACCTGTCTGGCGGTACTGGCATCCACAGAGATCAAGCACGGTCCACTCGAAGTGCTGCTGACCATTGATGAAGAAGCGGGCATGACAGGCGCATTCGGTTTGGAAGCCGGCTGGCTGGAAGGTGAGATCCTGCTAAACACCGACTCTGAACAGGAAGGCGAAGTCTACATGGGCTGCGCTGGCGGCGTGGACGGTGCATTAACCTTTGATATTCAGCGCGAAGCACTGCCAGCGGGTTACGTGACTCGTCAACTGACCCTGAAAGGGCTCAAAGGTGGCCACTCAGGTTGTGACATTCACACTGGTCGTGGCAACGCCAACAAGCTGATTGCGCGTTTCCTTGCGGGCCATGCGCAAGAGCTGGATCTGCGTCTGATTGAATTCCGCGGCGGCAGCCTGCGCAACGCAATCCCGCGTGAAGCATTCGTCACCGTGGCGATTCCTGCCGACAATCAAACCAAACTAGATGAACTGTTCACCACTTACACTGAGCTGCTGAAAGCCGAACTTGGCCGAGTGGAAACCAATCTGGTGACGTTCAACGAAGCGAAAGAAGCGGCTCTGGGCGTCTTTGCACTGGCGGACCAGCAACGCGTTATTGCGGCACTGAATGCTTGCCCGAACGGCGTGATCCGCATGAGTGATGACATCGAAGGTGTGGTAGAAACCTCACTGAACGTGGGTGTGATCACCACAGACGAACAGCAGATTAAAGTGTTGTGTCTGATTCGTTCACTGATCGACTCTGGCCGCAGCCAAGTGGAAAGCATGCTGACGTCTGTTGCTGAACTGGCAGGCGCGGATATTGTGTTTTCTGGTGCTTACCCGGGCTGGAAACCGGATGCCGATTCAGAAATCATGCACATCTTCCGCGATATGTATGAAGGCATTTACGGCCATAAACCAAATATCATGGTGATCCACGCAGGCCTTGAATGTGGTCTGTTTAAGAAGCCATACCCAGAAATGGACATGGTTTCGTTCGGCCCAACCATCAAATTCCCGCACTCTCCGGATGAGAAAGTGAAGATCGACACGGTCGGTCTGTTCTGGGAGCAAATGATTGCTTTGCTGGAAAATATTCCGGCTAAAGCGTAA
- a CDS encoding TRAP transporter small permease subunit — MLEAILLRYCQFTKYVVSLIGRSVSYLLPVLAAIVFYEVFARYVLNRPTIWGYDTSLFLFGYIAALGGAYAQQREAHINVDIIHAKVSEKTRRIFDVLTSILAMGFLAVMAKTCGGMFIESVEFNYKTQSEWAPAMHHFWLMITVSAVIFIAQHSTELIANLFFLIKGRELNGEVHQHVNLTEQPFKVDNDQLDSVFDKESPNGN, encoded by the coding sequence ATGCTTGAAGCCATTTTACTGAGGTATTGCCAGTTCACGAAATACGTCGTCAGTCTGATTGGACGCTCAGTGTCGTATTTGCTTCCCGTGCTTGCCGCGATCGTATTCTACGAAGTGTTTGCCCGTTACGTGCTGAACCGCCCGACTATCTGGGGCTATGACACATCGCTGTTTTTGTTTGGCTACATTGCGGCATTAGGCGGCGCGTATGCTCAGCAACGCGAAGCGCACATTAACGTCGATATTATTCACGCCAAAGTGTCGGAAAAAACACGCCGCATTTTTGATGTACTGACCAGCATTCTGGCGATGGGCTTCTTGGCCGTGATGGCTAAAACCTGTGGCGGCATGTTCATCGAAAGTGTCGAATTTAACTACAAAACCCAGAGTGAATGGGCTCCGGCCATGCATCACTTCTGGCTGATGATTACCGTCTCTGCGGTGATTTTTATTGCCCAGCATTCTACGGAGCTGATTGCCAATCTGTTCTTTTTGATCAAAGGCCGCGAATTGAATGGTGAGGTTCACCAGCACGTCAATCTGACTGAGCAGCCATTTAAGGTCGATAACGACCAGCTGGATTCCGTTTTTGACAAGGAGAGCCCAAATGGGAATTGA